CTGGTTACTCGGTTGGTATGCTCGAACAGGAGCCACAGTTCACGGCTGGTAAAACCGTTCGCGAAGTGGTGGAGGAGGGCGTGCAGGAAGTCGTTAATCTGCTCAAAGAATTCGACGAAATCAACGAAGCGTTTGGTGATCCTGACGCTGACTTCGATAAACTGATTACCCGTCAGGGCGAAGTGCAGGAAAAACTTGATCACTATAACGCCTGGGAACTCGATCAGAAACTCGAACGGGCCATGGACGCCCTGCGCTGTCCGCCACAGGATGCGCTGATCGATAATCTGTCAGGGGGCGAAAAACGCCGGGTTGCTTTGTGTCGTCTATTGCTCCAACAACCCGATGTATTGCTGCTCGATGAACCGACCAACCACCTGGATGCGGAATCGGTTCTCTGGCTGGAAGAACACCTGCGTCAGTATAGCGGTACGGTTATCGCCGTGACCCACGATCGCTATTTTCTGGATAACGTAGCGGGCTGGATTCTTGAACTCGACCGGGGTGAAGGTATTCCCTGGAAAGGCAACTATTCGTCGTGGCTGGATCAGAAACAGCAGCGGCTCGCTAAAGAAGAAAAGACCGAATCGAAGCGGCAAAAAACGCTTCAGCGCGAGTTGGAGTGGGTTAAGATGGCTCCCAAAGCGCGTCAGGCCAAGTCGAAAGCCCGGCTTGGGGCGTATGAACGATTGCTGGATGAAGATAATCGCCAGAAGGAGGAACGGCTCGAAATTTTCATTCCGTCGGGGCCACGTCTGGGCGCGAAAGTTATTGAGGCCGAAGACGTTTCCAAAGCTTATGGCGATAGATTACTCTTCGAACATCTAGGGTTCCGATTACCCCAGGGCGGCATTGTTGGTATTATTGGCCCGAATGGAGCCGGTAAAACGACGCTCTTTAAACTGATTACCGGTCGTGATAAACCCAACTCGGGAACGTTCGATGTGGGCGAAACAGTGAAAGTTGCCTACGTTGATCAGGAACACGATGGTCTTGACGCCAATAAGACGGTATTCGAAACGATTTCGGGCGGTAACGAATGGATTACAATTGGGGGCAAACAATCGAATGCCCGCGCGTATGTAAGCCGGTTCAACTTCGCTGGTGCCGATCAGGAAAAGAAAGTCGGGACGTTATCCGGTGGTGAACGAAACCGTGTTCACCTGGCCATGACGCTGAAGGAAGGCGCCAATCTGCTATTACTAGATGAGCCAACCAACGACTTGGACATCAATACGTTACGGGCATTGGAGGAAGGACTTGAGAATTTTGCGGGATGCGCTGTCGTCATCAGCCACGATCGCTGGTTCCTGGACCGTGTTGCCACGCACATACTGGCGTTCGAAGGTGATTCGCAGGTCTACTGGTTTGAGGGTAATTTTTCGGAGTACGAAGAAAATCGACGCAAACGCTTGGGCTCAGACGCAACGCCAACCCGGATCAGGTACAAAAAACTCGTTTAACGTATCCTTGTGTTGACGGACTTTTTCGTTAAGTCCGTCAACACAAGGTATAGATTGGGCCAACCCATTATGTATTACGGCTATTTCAACGGCACAATTGCCCCCACCGACCAGCTCGCTGTTGGTATCACCGATCTTAGCCTGCTTCGCGGTTATGGGCTGTTCGATTATTTCCTGACATACAACGGTCGCCCCTTTCAGTGGGATTGGTACTGGGAGCGTTTCCAGAATTCGGCGACGCGTATGCATCTGCCGTTGCCGATCGGCAAGCAAGAAACGTATGCTGTGCTCATGGATCTTATGGAACGCAGCGTTGAAGCGGGCTCGCCTGCCGACATGGCGTTTCGGTTTGTGATGACTGGTGGTTACGCGCCCGATAGCATCAGCATTGTCCGGCCAAATCTGCTCATTCTGGCTGAAGAAATTCATCCAACTCCACAAATCCAATACGAACAGGGAATCGCCGTAATACTGGATGAGTATGTGCGGGAGATGGCTGAAGTGAAAAGCACGGATTATAAGCGGGTCATTTTGATGGCGCAGGCCATTCGATCGGCGGGGGCGTCTGACTTGCTTTACCAGAAAGGGGGAGAAATCAGCGAGTTGAGCCGGAGTAATTTCTTTATTGTCAAAGGAAATCAGCTCATTACACCCAACCGGAACATTCTTCACGGAATCACCCGCCGAACCATTCTGCAATTGGCACAAGGCGATTTCGACGTGCAGGAGCGACCCGTATTGCTTTCCGAACTGTACGATGCCGAGGAAGCCTTCACCACCAGCTCGACTAAAAGGGTGCTGCCGATTACCCAGATCGGCGAATTAACGATCGGTAATGGGCACGCTGGCCCCAAAGCGAAGTTTCTGTTGGAACGATTCGATGAACTGGTGAAGAACTGGTAAATACACGTTGGCTACTGAAGAGTAAATGAATTGTTCAGTACCTCAGTCACCATTTCCCCTGTGCTCTAAGCACCTGCTCGATCACATCACGAACCGCGCCCCGGCCACCAACCATCGGCGATATGTAGTCGCATACCGCCTGCACGTCATCGACCGCGTCGGCGGGACACGTACTAAAAACGGCAGCCCGACTCAAAATGGTTAGGTCCGGAATATCGTCGCCCATGTACAGGATGTCAGCTTCGTTGAGGCCGTCGCGGGCAATGTAGCCGAGGTACGCATTTTCCTTCTGATCGGAGGGGCCACCCATAAAAACATCTTTTACGTTCATGGCCGCCAGCCAACTGCGAATACCATCTGCGTTTGCTGACGAAACAATGCCAACCCGAAAGCCCGCTTTTAAGGCTCGTTCAATGGCGTAGGTATCCCGAATAAAAACCGTT
This genomic window from Spirosoma agri contains:
- the ettA gene encoding energy-dependent translational throttle protein EttA, which gives rise to MSQETIIFSMAGVSKNIPPNRQILKNIYLSFFYGAKIGVLGLNGSGKSTLLRIIAGIDKSYTGEVVFSPGYSVGMLEQEPQFTAGKTVREVVEEGVQEVVNLLKEFDEINEAFGDPDADFDKLITRQGEVQEKLDHYNAWELDQKLERAMDALRCPPQDALIDNLSGGEKRRVALCRLLLQQPDVLLLDEPTNHLDAESVLWLEEHLRQYSGTVIAVTHDRYFLDNVAGWILELDRGEGIPWKGNYSSWLDQKQQRLAKEEKTESKRQKTLQRELEWVKMAPKARQAKSKARLGAYERLLDEDNRQKEERLEIFIPSGPRLGAKVIEAEDVSKAYGDRLLFEHLGFRLPQGGIVGIIGPNGAGKTTLFKLITGRDKPNSGTFDVGETVKVAYVDQEHDGLDANKTVFETISGGNEWITIGGKQSNARAYVSRFNFAGADQEKKVGTLSGGERNRVHLAMTLKEGANLLLLDEPTNDLDINTLRALEEGLENFAGCAVVISHDRWFLDRVATHILAFEGDSQVYWFEGNFSEYEENRRKRLGSDATPTRIRYKKLV
- a CDS encoding aminotransferase class IV — protein: MYYGYFNGTIAPTDQLAVGITDLSLLRGYGLFDYFLTYNGRPFQWDWYWERFQNSATRMHLPLPIGKQETYAVLMDLMERSVEAGSPADMAFRFVMTGGYAPDSISIVRPNLLILAEEIHPTPQIQYEQGIAVILDEYVREMAEVKSTDYKRVILMAQAIRSAGASDLLYQKGGEISELSRSNFFIVKGNQLITPNRNILHGITRRTILQLAQGDFDVQERPVLLSELYDAEEAFTTSSTKRVLPITQIGELTIGNGHAGPKAKFLLERFDELVKNW
- a CDS encoding KdsC family phosphatase; the encoded protein is MVALQERFTQIRTFIFDVDGVLTDGSVGLLASGERFRTVFIRDTYAIERALKAGFRVGIVSSANADGIRSWLAAMNVKDVFMGGPSDQKENAYLGYIARDGLNEADILYMGDDIPDLTILSRAAVFSTCPADAVDDVQAVCDYISPMVGGRGAVRDVIEQVLRAQGKW